In Burkholderiales bacterium, a genomic segment contains:
- a CDS encoding glutamyl-tRNA reductase — MHLFAFGINHQTAPLSVREQVAFCVENVEHALRDLVKRQPVKEAAIVSTCNRTEVYCHTAEPARAIDWLADYHHLPAHDLEPYLYTLPRELAVQHAFRVASGLDSMILGEPQILGQLKQAVKAAEHAGTLGYMLHKLFQRTFSVAKEVRTRTDIGANSVSMAAAAVRLAERIFPSIAGQNILLVGVGEMIELCATHFAARNPARMTFANRSPERGIELAKRHGADLIALSDMPDRLAAYDIIVSSTASALPIIGKGMVESALKLRRHRPILMVDLAVPRDIEPEVAELEDVFLFSVDDLGRAAQEGLDARRAAVAQAEAIIACNVDDFVHWMEAREVVPTIRALRESAEATREAELERALRALAGGADPQTVMDRLSRALTNKFLHTPNQMLNEANPEDREEMMLLLQRLYRIKPE; from the coding sequence ATGCACCTTTTCGCTTTCGGCATCAATCACCAGACTGCGCCGCTTTCGGTACGCGAGCAGGTGGCTTTTTGCGTCGAAAACGTGGAGCACGCGCTGCGCGATCTGGTCAAGCGCCAGCCGGTCAAGGAAGCGGCGATCGTTTCGACCTGTAATCGCACCGAGGTTTACTGTCATACCGCCGAGCCGGCGCGGGCGATCGACTGGTTGGCGGATTACCACCATCTGCCGGCGCACGATCTCGAGCCTTATCTGTATACGCTACCGCGCGAACTGGCGGTGCAACACGCATTTCGCGTCGCCAGCGGCCTCGATTCGATGATACTCGGCGAGCCGCAAATCCTTGGCCAGTTGAAGCAGGCGGTCAAAGCGGCCGAGCACGCGGGCACCCTCGGCTACATGCTGCACAAGCTGTTTCAGCGCACGTTCTCGGTTGCCAAGGAAGTGCGTACGCGCACCGATATCGGCGCCAATTCGGTGTCTATGGCGGCGGCGGCCGTGCGTCTTGCCGAACGGATTTTTCCGAGCATCGCCGGGCAAAACATTCTGCTTGTCGGCGTCGGCGAAATGATCGAGCTGTGCGCGACGCATTTTGCCGCGCGCAACCCGGCGCGTATGACCTTCGCCAACCGCAGCCCCGAGCGCGGCATCGAACTCGCCAAACGCCATGGCGCCGATCTGATCGCGCTCTCCGATATGCCTGACCGTCTGGCCGCGTATGACATCATCGTCAGCTCGACGGCGAGCGCGCTGCCGATCATCGGCAAGGGCATGGTCGAAAGCGCGCTGAAGCTGCGCCGCCACCGGCCGATACTGATGGTCGATCTGGCCGTGCCGCGCGACATCGAACCGGAAGTCGCCGAACTCGAAGATGTGTTCCTGTTCAGCGTCGACGATCTCGGCCGGGCTGCACAGGAGGGTCTCGATGCGCGCCGCGCGGCAGTCGCGCAAGCCGAGGCGATCATCGCCTGTAATGTCGATGATTTCGTGCATTGGATGGAAGCGCGCGAAGTCGTGCCGACCATACGCGCGCTGCGCGAATCGGCCGAAGCGACGCGGGAGGCTGAGCTTGAGCGCGCGTTGCGTGCGCTGGCCGGCGGCGCCGATCCGCAAACTGTGATGGACCGCCTGAGCCGCGCCTTGACCAACAAATTCCTGCACACCCCGAACCAGATGCTGAACGAAGCGAATCCCGAAGATCGCGAGGAAATGATGCTGCTGTTGCAGCGCCTGTATCGTATCAAGCCGGAATGA